The Gadus macrocephalus chromosome 20, ASM3116895v1 genome includes a region encoding these proteins:
- the LOC132449134 gene encoding gamma-crystallin M1-like, producing MMGKITFYEEKNFQGRSYECMSDCSDMSSYMSRCQSCRVESGCFMVYERNNYMGQQFFMRRGDYNDMHRMQSMGMMFDNIRSCRMIPFHRGQFRMKIYERENFGGQSNELMDDCDNIQERYRMSDCQSCHVMDGHWLMYEQPHYKGRMMYMRPGEYRSFRDMGMSGQRFMSMRRITDMC from the exons ATGATGGGCAAg ATCACTTTCTACGAGGAGAAGAACTTCCAGGGTCGCTCCTATGAGTGCATGAGCGACTGCTCCGACATGTCCTCCTACATGAGCAGGTGCCAGTCCTGCAGGGTGGAGAGCGGCTGCTTCATGGTCTATGAGAGGAACAACTACATGGGCCAGCAGTTCTTCATGAGGAGGGGAGACTACAACGACATGCACCGCATGCAGAGCATGGGAATGATGTTTGACAACATCAGGTCCTGCAGAATGATCCCCTTT CACAGAGGCCAGTTCAGGATGAAGATCTACGAGAGGGAGAACTTCGGTGGTCAGTCCAATGAGCTGATGGACGACTGTGACAACATCCAGGAGCGTTACCGCATGTCTGACTGCCAGTCCTGCCACGTGATGGACGGACACTGGCTGATGTACGAGCAGCCCCACTAcaagggcaggatgatgtacatGAGGCCCGGAGAGTACAGGAGCTTCAGGGATATGGGCATGAGCGGCCAGAGGTTCATGAGCATGAGGCGTATCACTGACATGTGTTAG